The region acacacgtttcaacagaagccacatattacatgtggatggggatgatgactagatcttcaggtagatggttgattgattgattgattgattgatcccagtgataaagtgattgattgattgattgattctggTGACAaagttggttgattgattggttggttggttggttggttgattggttgattgattgattgattgattccggtgacaaattgattgattgattggttgattgattgataaaaaaaaaaaaatgaagcgctTTGTCTCAGTCGCAGCAGCCACAACCCTGTGACACCGTGACGTCACGCCCCTTGCCCGCCCTCACCATGAACGGGTCAGCGGCGAGAGAagactccctcccccttccccttcccccctgccccccggacCTGCTGCTGACCGgggatgagggtggtggaggggtgtggggggtgaacgggagtgggggtgaggagtgcCTGGAGAGCGCCATGCGCGGCATGATGCCGCCTCTCATCCTCAGCGTCAAGGCCCCCGCGCGCTACGCCGTGCCCATCAACGGCTACCTCTCCCCCATCCTCGtcttcctcaccatcatcaacaactccCTCGTCTGCGTCGTGCTGCTGAAGCGCCACATGCGCTCGCCCACCAACGCGCTGCTGGTGGCCATGGCCATCTCGGACATGTTCACGGGGTTCTTCCCGGTGCCCGTGTTCCTGCATTTCTTCAGCACGGAGCGTTTCTGGGAGTACATCCCGTACGAGTGGTGCCTGCCCTACAAGTACCTGTCCGTGCTGATCCCCACCATCTTCCACACGGCGTCCATCTGGCTGACCATGGCCCTGGCGGTGCAGCGCTACATCTACGTCTGTCACTCCTTCAGGGCGCGCACGTGGTGCACGACGGAGAACGTCATCCGCGGCACGGTCTTCATCTACGTGCTGGCGGTCCTCAGCCAGTTGTGCCGCTTCCTGGAGAACTACCCGCTGGCCGTGGAGCTGCAGTCGGCAGTGGACCCCAACCGTACGGTGGTGGGGTGCGTGATGGTGttccagggctgggtggagtcCAACAAGGACCTCTACTTCAACATCTACTTCTGGTTCCGGGTGATCTTCATCCACCTGGTTCCCTGCATCTCGCTGGTTGTTATGAACGCCCTGCTCATCCACGCCATGCGCCTGGCCCGCAAGAGGCGCAAGATCCTGCTGCGTCAGAACAAGAAGAGTGAGTCCAAGAAGCTTAAGGTCAGtgggcatcttcttcttcttcttcttcttcttcttcttcttcttcttcttcttcttctggttctgctgctgctgctgcttctttttcttcttcttctggttctgcttcttcttcttgttgttgttcttcttcttcttgtttttttttttgttttgttttttgttttttgtttttgttttgtttttttatcgtcttcatcttcttcattttcatcttcttcttctccttcgtcttcttcttgtcttgtctttcaacTCTCTGAAGAGTCTTCACACATTTTCACACTTACAAATATATGTAAGGACGAAAATGGTCTTGTCTGGAGGCTAGCTCTGACATCACTGTTCATCCTGAAAGAGTCCGCGACATGCCACGGGATTGGTTGGATTGctgaggggggggatgaggggggggggagggacgatgCCATTATGTATgcgctccctgtctctgtctcccgctctctgtctctctctgcctctcactctgtctgtctgtctgtctgcctctgcctctgtctctgtctctttctgtctgtctgcctgtctgtctctctctctatctgtctctctgtctctgtctctgtctttctctctccctccctctctctctctctctctctctctctctctctctctctctctctctctctctttcttcacagcacaaaacaaagtgaataaaCCAAACATTTGATGAATGTGATCGATTTTATTTGGTAATCCACTACGAATTACATTATTTTTCAGACATCCCACAACAAATATTTCTTTTAATGAATCATCacaggggttttttgtgtgtgtttcttgttcaaacaTTGTAAATGAAACGAAATTTATCCCCTACAGTTttcacattataattattccttGTGACATCTGTTCAGTGTCTTTGCCTTTTCGTCCTATTTCCATCTGCAGTTTAAGATCACTGATATGAAACTTTTGTTAATGGATAGAGAAGATGACATTCATCCCAACAGTTCCCATATTTCACTCCTTGCTCTATCggtttctctgtcttcactttttcttcttcctattcagGTCTGCAGTTTGTGATTACTGGAACGaaactgtgtgtgggggtggtgggtggggggaagggtcctttctttctatcatcaactttgtctctgtgtgtgtgtgtgtgtgtgtgtgtgtgtgtgtgtgtgtgtgtgtgtgtgtgtgtgtgtgtgtgtgtgtgggcgtacgAGCTTGCTTACTTTGAGCGTGTATGTGGCGGACAGTTTATCAACGGCTGTACATATGATGTCTGTGTTCaggacagtaacaacacagtgatTCACACAATGATGTCTGTGTTCAGGACAGTAACAACACAATGATGTCTGTGTTCAGGACAGTAACAACACAATGATTCACACAATGATGTCTGTGTTCAGGACAGTAACAACACAATGATTCACACAATGATGTCTGTGTTCAGGACAGTAACAACACAATGATGTCTGTGTTGGGTAATCAACACAATGATGTCTGTGTTCAGGACAGTAACAACACAATGATTCACACAATGATGTCTGTGTTCAGGACAGTAACAACACAATGATTCACACAATGATGTCTGTGTTCAGGACAGTAACAACACAATGATGTCTGTGTTCAGGACAGTAACAACACAATGATGTCTGTGTTCAGGACAGTAACAACACAATGATTCACACggtcatgtctgtctccaggacAGTAACTGCACCACACTGatgctggtggcggtggtgggccTCTTCCTGCTGGTGGAGCTGCCCCTGGGCGTCCTgctcgtcatcatgatcatctccAACACCTTCGATGTGAAGATCCTGGACGACCTGACCTTTCAGACCCTGTCACTCTTCTCCAACTTCTTCATCCTCCTGTCCTACCCGCTCAACTTCTTCATCTACTGCGGCATGAGCAAGCAGTTCCGGGAGACCTTCAAGACGCTCTTCACTGGGGCCTCCCTGCCCCTGGACCGGGACTACAGCCACTACATGACGCTGCCCACAGAGAACGGCAAGACCGCAGTCACTGGCGACGAGACCGCCTTGTGAGGGGCCTGGGTTCcagtccctccctcttcccttccagTCTGACTGGATAGTGAAGCTGGGTGTCTGGTCATCGGGATGACACGGTCAGTTCAGGTCCTGCGTGcggcacgcacctggcgcactaaAAATAGaactgaacccatggcaacgtgtgTTGTCCTTTGacgaaattatgtggaagaaatccaccctgataggtacacacatcaaatccaccctgataggtacacacatctCGTGCATGCATTCATGGCCTGTCTGGGGTGGTGGGTCGtacagctggtcaggcatttgccaagtagatgtggtgtggtgtctgtgtggcgTGGTGTCTGTGGATTTGTCAGCAttcagtgacaccttgagaaacaaactgcaTTGTGAtgccagggggagggggtggaggagggggtatggAATGCAGTGACGTCAGGAACTGTGCTGCAGAGGGTGGCTGGCCAACGGGTGCCGCCTCGTGCAGAACCCCTCAGCTCCACCTGAAGGCCGATGTGCTGAGTCCAGGACGTGGGTCTACCTGTGTTTTCCTTGTGGTCCTCATCCCCACGACGTGGGTCTACCTGTGTTTTCCTTGTGGTCCTCATCCCCAGGACGTGGGTCTACCCGTGTTTTCCTTGTGGTCCTCATCCCCAGGACGTGGGTCTACCCGTGTTGTGGTCCTCACCCCCAGGACGTGGGTCTACCCGTGTTGTGGTCCTCACCCCCAGGACGTCGATCTACCCGTGTTGTGGTCCTCACCCCCAGGACGTGGATCTACCCGTGTTGTGGTCCTCATCCCCAGGACGTGGATCTACCCGTGTTTTCCTTGTGGTCCTCATCCCCAGGACGTGGATCTACCCGTGTTGTGGTCCTCATCCCAGGACGTGGATCTACCCGTGTTGTGGTCCTCATCCCCAGGACGTGGATCTACCTGTGTTTTCCTTGTGGTCCTCATCCCAGGACGTGGGTCTACCCGTGTTGTGGTCCTCATCCCAGGACGTGGGTCTACCCGTGTTGTGGTCCTCATCCCAGGACGTGGGTCTACCCGTGTTGTGGTCCTCATCCCAGGACGTGGGTCTACCCGTGTTGTGGTCCTCACCCCAGGACGTGGATCTACCCGTGTTTTCCTTGTGGTCCTCATCCCAGGACGTGGGTCTACCCGTGTTGTGGTCCTCATCCCAGGACGTGGGTCTACCCGTGTTGTGGTCCTCATCCCAGGACGTGGGTCTACCCGTGTTGTGGTCCTCATCCCCAGGACGTGGATCTACCTGTGTTTTCCTTGTGGTCCTCATCCCAGGACGTGGGTCTACCCGTGTTGTGGTCCTCATCCCAGGACGTGGGTCTACCCGTGTTGTGGTCCTCACCCCCATGACGTGGGTCTACCCGTGTTGTGGTCCTCACCCCCAGGACGTGGGTCTACCCGTGTTGTGGTCCTCACCCCCAGGACGTGGGTCTACCCGTGTTGTGGTCCTCACCCCCAGGACGTGGGTCTACCCGTGTTGTGGTCCTCATCCCAGGACGTGGGTCTACCCGTGTTGTGGTCCTCACCCCCAGGACGTGGGTCTACCCGTGTTGTGGTCCTCATCCCAGGACGTGGGTCTACCCGTGTTGTGGTCCTCACCCCAGGACGTGGGTCTACCCGTGTTGTGGTCCTCACCCCAGGACGTGGGTGTACCCGTGTTGTGGTCCTCACCCCCAGGACGTGGATCTACCCGTGTTGTGGTCCTCACCCCCAGGACGTGGGTGTACCCGTGTTGTGGTCCTCACCCCAGGACGTGGGTCTACCCGTGTTTTCCTTGTggtccccccaccactccccgtgGTGAGAGAGACGTGCGTCACGcattgtggaggtggtggtgctgggtgtGAAGGGGACAATACTTCTGGGGCATCGGGGTTGTAATGCAGCGAGCATcgacagtcctctctctctctctctctctctctctctgaggaatAGGCTTGATGTATGGACTTACTAAACGGGATTTGTGGGACCTACAATCCAGGAACTGCACAGTTATTCATAGTGCTGAGATTCGTGGATGAACATTCTGGGAATTATTGAAGTGCTCACCTGGGATTTGTGGACTGACGCTCTGAAATTCACTTCTTCAGTACCATCCTTGGGATTTATTGTGGACTTACACTGTTGGATACTCTGAAGTACAATCTTGGAATTTACATTCTTGAATTCATTGATGATCAGTCCATGGATTGGAGGATTTTCACTTTAGTATACGCCCCGTACTCTTTGGTTTACGCTGTGGGATTCACGTACAGTCCAGGGTTTATGGAAGTTTGTTCTGAAGTGTAGTCTCTAGATTCGTTGGTTTGTATTGTAAAATTCAGAGTAGCCCTATACTTTATGACTACATTTGATAATACACTGAAGTATGGTCCAGGGATTCATGGATTCACAGTCAGGGGTTTACTGAAATTGTACTCCGGGATTTATGGTGTTACAGCAAGGAATCGTGGAATTGTATTTGTGAGGTGTTTGGATTGTCGTTTGTGAAGTTTGAGGATTGTAGGTCTGAGAATCACCGACCCTGGGTTTCATGTTTCACAAAGTGGTGTTCACTGAAGAACAGTCATGGGATTCATGGATCTACAGTCTGTGCTTCACTCAGCTTCTGAGATGCACTGATTCACAAGTCGGGAATCGCTGAAGTGACGGTCTGGGGATCAGGGGTCAGCATTGTGACATTCTGTGGAGTGCAGTGCTGGAATTAATTCATCTACAGTACGGTGTCAGTGAAGCAGTTTCGAGAGTGATTTACATTCTGTGATTCGATGAGGTACAATCTTACATTCTGTGATTCAGTGAGATACAATCATGAAAATTATTCAGTCCTTGCAGTGCCCAAGCCGGGATTATCGAAGGATTCTCATGGGACTAGTTCATATACGTTCTATCATTCTTTCGGAAACTATCCTCGGAATAACATATGTGAAAATACACTGTGGAATTCAGAAATACAGCTCGGGATCAACACCAATCTGGTGTTCACTAAGTACAGCCCCGGGATCAGCTGATGAACAATTTGTGACATCTTGAAGTACGGTGATTAGCTGATGAACAATTTGTGACACCTTAAGTACGTTGATTAGCTAATGAACATTCTGTGACACCTTGAAGTACGGTGATTAGCTAATGAACATTCTGTGACACCTTGAAATACAGTAATTAGTTGATGAACAATATGTGACACCTTGAAGTACGGTGATTAGCTAATGAACATTCTGTGACACCTTGAAGTACAGTGATCAGCTGATGAACATTCTGTGACACCTTGAAGTACAGTGATCAGCTGATGAACATTCTGTGACACCTTGAAGTACAGTGATCAGCTGATGAACAATATGTGACACCTTGAAGTACAGTGATCAGTTGATGAACAATATGTGACACCTTGAAGTACAGTGATCAGCTAATGAACATTCTGTGACACCTTGAAGTACAATGATCAGCTGATGAACATTCTGTGACACGTTGAGGTACAGTGCAGGGATTAGCTAATGAACATTCTGTGACACTTTGAAGTATGGTGATTAGCTGATGAACATTCTATGACACCTTGAAGTACAGTGATTAGCTGATGAACATTCTGTGACACCTTGATGTACAGTGATTAGCTGATGAACATTCTGTGACACCTTGATGTACAGTGATTAGCTGATGAACATTCTGTGACACCTTGAAGTACAGTGATCAGCTGATGAACATTCTGTGACACCTTGAAGTACAGTGATCAGCTAATGAACATTCTGTGACACGTTGAAGTACAGTGATCAGCTGATGAACATTCTGTGTCACCTTGAAGTACAGTGATCAGCTAATGAACATTCTGTGACACGTTGAAGTACAGTGATCAGCTGATGAACATTCTGTGACACCTTGAAGTACAGTGATCAGCTGATGAACATTCTGTGACACCTTGAAGTACAGTGATCAGCTGATGAACATTCTGTGACACCTTGAAGTACAGTGATCAGCTGATGAACATTCTGTGACACGTTGGGGTACAGTGATTAGCTGATGAACATTCTGTGACACGTTGAAACATGGACCTGGGATTACTAAGTGAAGTCCAAACTGTGTGCCCTGTTAAGATGAACTGTGACAAGACGAGTGACTGGGTGGAAAGGTCTGTGTGTCGACTGAATGTTTTGCTTGGATTCTGTAGCTCACGTCCTAAGTGAACGTCGCTTACAGTGTCCTGTACAATCCTGCTTCACCAACCATTTTTGCTGTGTTGAAAATGTTTTTAGCTTCACAAGGATGTCTTATGCCATGCACGGACCTTTCCATTTTGCCAGGAGGTTCACACCATACCTGGATGTCATCTACATGTCCATGCCATGCTGCccgtgtgtggctggctgtctgcgGGGATGAAGTGCTATCCACTTGACCTCTGAAGAGCTGTTCATTTCTTCAGACCAACATGGACTGGACTGGGGGTGATCCACCACGGCCAAGGTGTGAACCTGCACTGCTGTGCCTGGAACAGACGGGATGTCAAGGAGACCACACGGCGCAGCACTTACATTCTGACTTCGGaagtgtggtttgtggtgttacTTTTTCCATCACCCTGCTAGCTCCAGTGGCTTGACGAAGAGCTGACTAGCTTCTGCTTCACAATTCAGGGAATGTGATGTTGTTAACCGTGACCTAACTGCCTGCCAACTCCGGCAAAGCTGACGGGGGGTATCACTGAAGCCTTTGGTGCACCCTGGGGAATTCAGGGGCTGGTCGTGGCTGCTTTTTTATCTGGTAATGGAAGCCGGGCATTGTAAATGAAGAAACTGCCACTGTGACCTTTGCTGTCATATCCGTTCTCACGACTGCTTGGGGTTTACAAGGGACGGTCGGCTACACTGAGATCATGCATGTCATGGTATGGAGTGTGGATTTCACAGACCACTTTGTGCTGGTCGTTTTAAGATTAAGTGTCCTGCGGTGAAAGTTCTAAGTGCTTGTTGTTGATGACGCTTGGAAGACAGGgggcagacagaaggacagacatgaggacagacagggggacagacaggaggacagacatgaggacagacagggggacagacagggggacagacatgaggacagacagggggacagacaggacagacatgaggacagacagggggacagacatgaggacagacagggggcagacagaaggaaagacagggggacagacatgaggacagacagagggacagacaggacagacatgaggacagacaggacagacatgaggacagacatgaggacagacagggggacagacatgaggacagacatgaggacagacagggggacagacatgaggacagacagggggacagacatgaggacagacaggacagacatgaggacagacagggggacagacatgaggacagacagggggacagacaggacagacatgaggacagacagggggacagacatgaggacagacagggggcagacagaaggaaagacagggggacagacaggacagacatgaggacacacaggaggacagacatgaggacagacagggggcagacagaaggaaagacagggggacagacatgaggacagacaggacagacagggggacaaccagggcagacagggggacagacagggggacagacagggcagacaggaggacagacagggcagacagggggacagacagggcagacaggacagacaggaggacagacaggacagacaggaggacagacatgaggacagacagggggacagacaggacagacaggaggacagacatgaggacagacagggggacagacaggacagacatgaggacagacagggggacagacatgaggacagacagggggcagacagaaggaaagacagggggacagacatgaggacagacagggggacagacaggacagacatgaggacagacaggaggacagacatgaggacagacagggggcagacagaaggaaagacagggggacagacatgaggacagacaggacagacagggggacagacagggcagacagggggacagacagggggacagacagggcagacagggggacagacagggcagacaggacagacatgaggacagacagggcagacagggggacagacagggcagacaggacagacaggaggacagacaggacagacaggaggacagacatgaggacagacagggggacagacagggggacagacaggacacacatgaggacagacaggacagacagggggacagacagggggacagacagggggacagacaggacagacagggggcagacaggacagacatgaggacagacagggggacagacatgaggacagacagggggcagacaggacagacaggaggacagacagggggacagacagggggacagacagggggcagacaggacagacatgaggacagacaggaggacagacaggaggacagacagggggacagacaggaggCACGTTCTCTTCTTTTCCACATGAACGTCACGTGCCAAGAACGTGCAAGGGAGACTGCTGCTGTGGGTACAGCTCATTTGTCCATGTACATTTATGTCCGTTTTTGGTCAGTTTGTGATATGATTGAATTTGAATATCTTTGCGTTATGGTTTAAGAAGGATGTATACTGGTAAAATGATTTGTACAGTAATACCAGTTTATTGTCTGTTGTTCATGTGAACAAATACCTTCTTGCTAAGGTGTAAAGATGTCTACAGGCAAATGATTTCTCTCCAGACAACATTCAGATAGGATGATGGTGCATGCCTTATGAATGGACCAAGTTGTCGCCAGATGCTTACAGCTAAAGGGAAAGGACCGTCACAAGATTCTTCTTTGAAAGAGGTAGGAAAGATATGCTGTCACTTTATTTTTAGTCCTGCTCACATGATAAAGGAAATCGCAGTTCATTTGTTATATTCAAGATAAAGTGtaaaagacaataaataaattCTGGTCCAGTCTGAAATATACTTTTAGCATTATAGCTGTTATTTATTATGCACAAAGTGTGACCCACGCTGGAAAAATAGTTCAGCATTCGATTTGTAGTTATCGAAGTTTATCTAAAAATTGTAGCCCACACAAAAATATATGTAGTATTTggatttttgctctctctctctctctctctctctctctctctctctctctctgtctgtctctctctctctctgtctctctctctctctctctctctctgtctctctcgctctctctctctctctctgtctctgtctctctctgtctctctctgtctctgtctctgtctctctctatcgctctctctctctgtctctctctctctccctccctctctctctctctctctgtctctctctctctctctctctctgtctctctctctctgtctctgtctctctctctctctctctctctctccctccctctctctctctctctctctctctcgctctctctctgtgtctctctctctctgtctctctctctgtgtctctctctctgtctctctctgtctctctctctctctctctctctctctctctctctctctctctctctctctctctctctctctctctctctctccctccctctctctctctctctcgctctctctctgtgtctctctctctgtgtctctctctctgtgtctctctctctgtctctctctgtctctctctctctctctctccctctctctctctctctctctctctgtgtctctctctgtgtttctctctctgtgtctctctcatctctctctctgtctctctctgtctctctctctctctctcgctctctctctctgtctctctctctctctctctctctctctctctctctctctctctctctctctctctctctctctctctctgtctctctctctccagtagcaCCTTGCCATATATCAGAGAGGTTTCCTGACGTGGAAGCTGTAGTGATGATAATCATCGATCTCTCTGCCTTCCCTGTTGCCCCCTCACCCacatcccttcaccaccacccctctcagccccccactgcccctccccacaccctcaacctctctctctccccctcgccttgTGTCTCCTTCTTTtatcccctctctcactctcctcccctctctctctctccctccctcccctctctctctcactctcctcccctctc is a window of Babylonia areolata isolate BAREFJ2019XMU chromosome 34, ASM4173473v1, whole genome shotgun sequence DNA encoding:
- the LOC143277683 gene encoding sex peptide receptor-like gives rise to the protein MNGSAAREDSLPLPLPPCPPDLLLTGDEGGGGVWGVNGSGGEECLESAMRGMMPPLILSVKAPARYAVPINGYLSPILVFLTIINNSLVCVVLLKRHMRSPTNALLVAMAISDMFTGFFPVPVFLHFFSTERFWEYIPYEWCLPYKYLSVLIPTIFHTASIWLTMALAVQRYIYVCHSFRARTWCTTENVIRGTVFIYVLAVLSQLCRFLENYPLAVELQSAVDPNRTVVGCVMVFQGWVESNKDLYFNIYFWFRVIFIHLVPCISLVVMNALLIHAMRLARKRRKILLRQNKKSESKKLKDSNCTTLMLVAVVGLFLLVELPLGVLLVIMIISNTFDVKILDDLTFQTLSLFSNFFILLSYPLNFFIYCGMSKQFRETFKTLFTGASLPLDRDYSHYMTLPTENGKTAVTGDETAL